Genomic segment of Plectropomus leopardus isolate mb unplaced genomic scaffold, YSFRI_Pleo_2.0 unplaced_scaffold85637, whole genome shotgun sequence:
CAGTTGTCGTGGAAACGGTACGTCGTTATGGTTTATTTATGTTGGTTTAAAGCTCGGTTGTTAAAACGCCTCGtgtctttctctccatcagATCGTGATATGGGAGCTCGCCATCGTGCTCGCGCCCACTCCATCCAGATCATGAAGGTCCAGGTCATCGCTGCCAACAAGTGTCGCAGA
This window contains:
- the LOC121940385 gene encoding 60S ribosomal protein L18a-like — protein: MVYLCWFKARLLKRLVSFSPSDRDMGARHRARAHSIQIMKVQVIAANKCRRPAIKQFHDSKIKFPLPHRVLRRQHKPRFTTKRPNTFY